GTATGTTGTTCAGCTTAGAATGTCTTTTGGTGAGAAAGGAACAATTATATCTTCACTATTAAGAGGTGTGCCGGCCGTTATCTGGTACGGTATTCAAAGTTGGATTGGAGCAACAGCATTAAATGAAATAGTTAAAATTGCTTCAGGTGGTTCAATCGATAATGTAGCAATTTGCTTTATCATCTTGCAATCATTGCAAATTGTGCTTTCTATGTTCGGATTCCATGCAATTAAATGGGTAGAAACAGTTGCATCAGTCGTACTTATGCTAATTATAGGTTTTGTGGCTGTGGTACTTCTTAAAGACCATAGCACTGTTATTGCAGATAGCTGGGTACGTGCTGAAGGATCATGGGGACTTCCGTTCTTTGGATTTATTATGGTATTTATGGGGAATTATGCAGCAATTTTCTTAAGTGCAGCTGATTACTCAAGAGAACTTAAATCAGGAATAAGTGATAAAAAGCGCGGGTTGTTATACTTCTTGCCGATTACGATTGCATATGGTTCGGTAATCGTTGTTGGTGCAATGCTTGCTACTGCAACAGGATTTACAAATCCTGCAAGAGCATTACCGGCATTAATCGATAACACGTTTATTACAATCTTTATCTCTGCATTCATCGTATTTGGTTCAATTGCCGTAAATATGGTTGCGAATATTGTTTCGCCAACCTATGTCATTCAGTTGTTTACAAAATTGGATTATAAAATTGCTGTTATTATCACCGGAATCTTAGGAATGGTTTCATTCCCTTGGTTGCTGGTACAAGATTCTTCAGCAAAAGGTCTCGATATGTTTGTATTAATTTATTCAGCGTTTTTAGGACCTTTAGTTGCTATTTTGTTAGTTGAATATTATTTACTAAGAAAACAAAAAGTAAATGTGGACAAGCTGTATGAAAAAGACGGACAATTTGCAGGTTCGAATCCAGCAGCATTTACTGCGATGCTGATCGGTGCAGCAGCAGCCTTCTCATTTGTTGATCTAGCATGGATTATCGGCTTTATTGTTGCAGATATTTCTTACATTTTACTTTCGAAATATGCATTTAAAGGCTCAAGATTTAAAAAGGATACTATTTTTGAAAATAAATAAAAAGTAATACAGACGCCTGCGGATACAAGAAGTTATCCGCAGGCGTCTGCTCTTTAATTCAAATTTATGAAATGATGGGGATTAAACTATCCTAAAAATCAAAGATCTACATTTTTACCTGTTTCATAATAGCCTTGCATCACGTCATGGGGGACCATGTTTCCGCCAGTTGCCCATATGAGATGAAGGGCCTCGTTCATCTTGCCTTGCAGATTATGTTTTTTGATATAATTTTGCCCGCTTTGCTGCGTCATAAGCTGTACAGGTCCATAAAATCCCGCTAGTGCCGATGGTTCCAGAAGAATTGATTCTGTATCAGCTAGATCCCGAAGAAAAGCATACAGTCTAGCATCTTGAATCGTATAGCAGCCGCTTAGCATGTTCTCAACCGTTTCACCTACAAAGCTGGAGGTTCTCCCAACTGCAAGTCCATCTGCATCTGTCTTGTTGCTCAGTCCAAAATCCTGAACAGAAACCTTGTCTTGAAGTCCTGTCATCTGACCAAGTAAAAAGCATGGGGAATTTGTCGGTTCTGCAAAAAAACAATGCACATGATCACCGAATTCAGCATGAAGACCAAACGTAACCCCACCTGGCCCGCCGCCAACTCCACAAGGAAGATAAACAAATAAGGGGTGTTCCGCATCGACCTTAATATCCATTGTTTGCAGCTGCTCTTTTAATCTGGAGGCTGCAACTGCATAGCCTAAGAAAAGTGTTTTTGAGTTTTCATCATCAATAAAATAACATCGAGAATTTTTCTCCGCTTGTTTTCTCCCTTCAATCACAGCTTTGCTGTAATCCGATTGATATTCTATAACTTGAACACCTTTACTGTGCAGCAGATCTTTTTTCCATTGTTTAGCATCTGCTGACATATGTACAGTTACTTTAAATCCAAGCTGAGCACTCATAATGCCAATACTCAAACCAAGGTTTCCAGTAGATCCTACTGATATTTCATAGTTAGAAAACAGTGCTTTAAAGGCTTTGCTGTCAAATTGAGTATAATCTTGATCATCAGAGATAATACCGTGCTTACATGCAAGCTCTTCAGCATGCTTCAGTACTTCGTAGATACCGCCTCTTGCTTTGATAGAACCGGATATTGGTAAGTGACTATCACACTTTAATAGAAGGTTTTGTTGGAATACAACATCGTATTGTTGCTCCATTGTCTTTTGCATGCTATGTATTTGTTTTATAGGAGATTCAATGATACCATCTGTCTCCAAGGTTTCTGGGAAAACTTTGGCTATATAAGGAGCAAAGCGCTTTAGTCGTTTTGCTGCATCATCTATATCCGTTTTTGTCAGTTTATTTTTGGGATTCGGGTTTCCATAGGCGGGATTTACCCAGAAGACTTCATTTGTATTCATTATTTCTTCCAGGACGGGATGTTGCTTTATCCATTGTTCGATTGTTTTATCAGCAATTTGTTTGCCTTCCATCATCATTCAATCCTTTCGTGTAATGTTATTATGGTCCAGAGACCTTGACATAATTTTCGAAAACTGGTACTACTGTACAGTCTATCATTTAATCACTTAATAAATCGAATGAATTTGCTAGTTTTACAAGAACAAATCATTATATAGAAGTTTAACCAGCTTTGCAACGGGAAACAGGGTGTAGATGATGTAACAAGGTGGTTATAACATTGAAGCATATCGGCTTAATTTTAAGTGCTGCTTGTGTTATGTTTCTAATCTCATGCAGCAGTCCAGAAACGAATGAAGTGACTGACGAGATTAATGCACAGAAGACTAATGAAGAAGTACAAGAAACAGCTGCAGATGAAGAACAATTACGTGCATACGCAGATTTGATTGTTGGCGCTTCAGATAATAAAGATTTTGAACAATTATCCACTTTTGTTCATCCGGGAAAAGGGGTTCGTTTCTCTCCATATGTAATTATAGAGGAAAAAGAGCAGCAGATTTTTGGGGCTGAACAAATGTGTGCATTCTCTTATAATGATGAATTATATGATTGGGGTACAGACGATAGGACAGGAAATACAATTCGATTAACTCCTTCTGAATATTATCATGACTATCTCTATATTCGTGATTTCAAGGAATCTGACAAGATTCATGTAAATGATATGGAGGCAGGGGGTAATAGAAGGATGAATGTGGAAGAAGTT
This region of Oceanobacillus sp. FSL K6-2867 genomic DNA includes:
- a CDS encoding D-serine ammonia-lyase codes for the protein MEGKQIADKTIEQWIKQHPVLEEIMNTNEVFWVNPAYGNPNPKNKLTKTDIDDAAKRLKRFAPYIAKVFPETLETDGIIESPIKQIHSMQKTMEQQYDVVFQQNLLLKCDSHLPISGSIKARGGIYEVLKHAEELACKHGIISDDQDYTQFDSKAFKALFSNYEISVGSTGNLGLSIGIMSAQLGFKVTVHMSADAKQWKKDLLHSKGVQVIEYQSDYSKAVIEGRKQAEKNSRCYFIDDENSKTLFLGYAVAASRLKEQLQTMDIKVDAEHPLFVYLPCGVGGGPGGVTFGLHAEFGDHVHCFFAEPTNSPCFLLGQMTGLQDKVSVQDFGLSNKTDADGLAVGRTSSFVGETVENMLSGCYTIQDARLYAFLRDLADTESILLEPSALAGFYGPVQLMTQQSGQNYIKKHNLQGKMNEALHLIWATGGNMVPHDVMQGYYETGKNVDL
- a CDS encoding NCS1 family transporter codes for the protein MSTNTGALVDETPNQQSHESDSLKANTEKDRTLGPFGYMSMWIGDGVNMGNMTLGASIIVLGVATLNAVQTFAAALIAIGIISAIFALNDRLGYRTGVPYVVQLRMSFGEKGTIISSLLRGVPAVIWYGIQSWIGATALNEIVKIASGGSIDNVAICFIILQSLQIVLSMFGFHAIKWVETVASVVLMLIIGFVAVVLLKDHSTVIADSWVRAEGSWGLPFFGFIMVFMGNYAAIFLSAADYSRELKSGISDKKRGLLYFLPITIAYGSVIVVGAMLATATGFTNPARALPALIDNTFITIFISAFIVFGSIAVNMVANIVSPTYVIQLFTKLDYKIAVIITGILGMVSFPWLLVQDSSAKGLDMFVLIYSAFLGPLVAILLVEYYLLRKQKVNVDKLYEKDGQFAGSNPAAFTAMLIGAAAAFSFVDLAWIIGFIVADISYILLSKYAFKGSRFKKDTIFENK